CAAAATGTTTAACGTTGTTTAGAGATGTTTGGAGTTATTAATTGTTTGAATAGTTAACATGACTTTTATTAGTAATGTTAATGATTAGAAAAGATAGTTAATAAATTTAAATATTTCGAAAAGGAAACAGGAAGTATATACTTCCTGTTTCTTATTTATAGAGTGGCTATTATTCAATTTGCATTTTTAATAATGTGATAAAAAAGGGGATTGTTTATAAACAATCCCCTTTTTTCGTTTAAAATAATATCTTTTACACCTTTCAATCTGATAATTATCATTGTATCAGTACAGTATAGTATTTAACTTTAGTCATAATACCTAAAGTGATGAGAAAAATATTAATTCCAACTGATTTTTCCAAAAATGCAATGAATGCTATAACATATGCTATAAACTTGTTTAAGTATGATATTAGCGAATTTTATGTAATGCATGCTTACCAAGATGAGATTTATGCTGATGAGGTTTTAATTAGTGAAAAAACATTAGATTTTGTTACTGATAGTGTGAGTAAAAAATCTGAAAAAGAATTAAAAAACACGCTTAAAACTATTAATGAAATTTCCCCAAATCCGAGACACACCTATAATGTAATTTCTGCTAACAATATACTTTTAGAAGAAGTTGATAAAATTGTTGATGAACAAAATATTGATATTATCATTATGGGAACTAAAGGAAGTTCTAATATTAAAAATGTAACCTTTGGCAGCCATACCCTTCAAGTTTTAAGGTACGTACAATGCCCCGTTTTAGCAATTCCAGAAAATTATAAATATATCCAGCCTAAACATATTCTTTTCCCAACAAACTATTTAATACCCTACAAAAGGCGAGAACTAAAATTACTTTGTGAAATGGCATCACCATATCGAGCTATAATAGATATGCTTTACATATCTAGTACAGAAAAATTATCATTAAGGCAAAAAGACAATCAAAATTTTATAAAGGAAATTCTCTATAAAAACACAATTCATTTCAAAACAGAAAACAGTAAACACATCATAAATACGGTATATAAATATATTAAAGAAAACCATATAGATATGTTAGTTATGGTAAATACAAGACATTCATTTTTAGAAAATATTTTATTTCAAACTACTATAGATGAATTGAGTTTACATCTTGACATTCCTTTTTTAGCCTTGCAAAACATAAAACGTAATTGAATATAAATTAAAAATTTAAGATCATGAAAAAAATTCTTCTTCCTACCGATTTTTCTGAAAATTCTTGGAATGCCATAAAATATGCTTTACAGCTTTTTAAGAATAAAACTTGTAAGTTTTATTTATTAAACACATATACTCCAGTAATATACCATGTAGAATATGTATTAGTAGAACCTTCACAATTTGACATGGGTGATACTGTTAGAGAGAACTCCGTAACACAGTTAAATAATTTTAAAACTAAAATAGAAAAGGAGTTTAATAATTCAAAACATACAATAGAAACCATTGCTGCCTTCAACAACTTAATTTCAGAAATTAAAGACCTTGTTAAAGAAAAAGCAATAGATTATGTTGTTATGGGCACTAAAGGCGCTACTGGCATTAAAGAGGTTTTATTTGGATCTAATACCGTACATGTATTTAAAAATGTAAAATGTCCCATATTAGCTATACCTGATGGATTTACATTTGAAACACCACACGAAGTGTTGTTTCCAACAGATTATCAAATAGATTACAAAGATTATCATATAAAACCCATATTAGATATTATTTCACCACATAGTACTAGAGTTAATGTATTACATGCGACTTATGGATATGATTTATCTGAAGAACAGGAAAAAAACAAAAAAACACTAGAAAAGTACTTTGAAAAATCAGCACATTTATTTCAAAGTGTTAGTAACCAAACAGTAGAGCAAGGAATTAGTAGTTTTCAATTAAAAACCCCTATTAATTTATTGGTTATGATAAATAATAAACACTCGTTTTTCCAGAATTTATTTTTTAAAGACACTATAAAACATATAGGATTTCATTTAAATATTCCATTCTTAGTAATTCCTTCAAAAACAAATAAAACCTAAGTTTTAAAATGAATTATACTGGCTATGCTAATAGCAATCAAAAATGTTGAATACTAATTTACATGTAAAGAATTAAAAAAGGAGAAAATGAAACGAAAAATTCTAATACCCACAGATTTTTCAGATAATGCTTGGAATGCTGCAGTGTATGCTTTCAAACTTTATGCAAACGAAGAATGCTCGTTCTATTTTTTAAATTCAACAAACATAAAAGTATCAACCTTCTCTAATTTTTCAAATAAATTATTAAAAATTATGGAAGAAGACGCTATGAAAGAATTATTGTCTTTAAAAGAATTAGCTGAAACATCTGACGCTAATGCTTATCATGATTTTCAAATAATTCTAAGTTCAGAAAACTTAAAAACAGCCATTAAAAAAGCCATTAAAGAATGGGATATCGATTTGGTTATTATGGGAACCAAAGGAGCTACTGGAGCAAAAGAATTTTTTATTGGTAGCAATACTATATGTGTTATAAAAAGCATAAAACTGTGTCCTGTCTTAGTTATTCCAGAAGAATATGATTTTATTATTCCATCACAAATTGCATTTCCAACAGATTACAATCGGTTTTATGGATTGAAAGAATTGACCCCATTGATAGAGTTTGCAAATTTATATGATTCTAAAATTAGAATTGTACATATTAATGAAGATGAAGAACTCAATGATATTCAACATTATAACTTAAAGATGTTACAAAACTATTTAAATAAAAATGCCTACAGCCTGCATTGGCTACCAAACTATGCTAAAAAATTTATAGAA
The nucleotide sequence above comes from Flavobacteriaceae bacterium HL-DH10. Encoded proteins:
- a CDS encoding universal stress protein; translated protein: MKRKILIPTDFSDNAWNAAVYAFKLYANEECSFYFLNSTNIKVSTFSNFSNKLLKIMEEDAMKELLSLKELAETSDANAYHDFQIILSSENLKTAIKKAIKEWDIDLVIMGTKGATGAKEFFIGSNTICVIKSIKLCPVLVIPEEYDFIIPSQIAFPTDYNRFYGLKELTPLIEFANLYDSKIRIVHINEDEELNDIQHYNLKMLQNYLNKNAYSLHWLPNYAKKFIEINDFIEELDINILVMVNYKHNVLEKILKEPIIKRIGNHPIVPFLVIPE
- a CDS encoding universal stress protein, producing MKKILLPTDFSENSWNAIKYALQLFKNKTCKFYLLNTYTPVIYHVEYVLVEPSQFDMGDTVRENSVTQLNNFKTKIEKEFNNSKHTIETIAAFNNLISEIKDLVKEKAIDYVVMGTKGATGIKEVLFGSNTVHVFKNVKCPILAIPDGFTFETPHEVLFPTDYQIDYKDYHIKPILDIISPHSTRVNVLHATYGYDLSEEQEKNKKTLEKYFEKSAHLFQSVSNQTVEQGISSFQLKTPINLLVMINNKHSFFQNLFFKDTIKHIGFHLNIPFLVIPSKTNKT
- a CDS encoding universal stress protein; this translates as MRKILIPTDFSKNAMNAITYAINLFKYDISEFYVMHAYQDEIYADEVLISEKTLDFVTDSVSKKSEKELKNTLKTINEISPNPRHTYNVISANNILLEEVDKIVDEQNIDIIIMGTKGSSNIKNVTFGSHTLQVLRYVQCPVLAIPENYKYIQPKHILFPTNYLIPYKRRELKLLCEMASPYRAIIDMLYISSTEKLSLRQKDNQNFIKEILYKNTIHFKTENSKHIINTVYKYIKENHIDMLVMVNTRHSFLENILFQTTIDELSLHLDIPFLALQNIKRN